One Campylobacter sputorum subsp. sputorum DNA segment encodes these proteins:
- a CDS encoding GtrA family protein — MLDTKLIKYLLVGVLNTIVGFGIIFGLMFLGVSPEISNLSGYLVGIVFFLCDE; from the coding sequence ATGCTAGATACAAAATTAATTAAATACCTATTAGTTGGAGTTTTAAACACGATTGTTGGTTTTGGTATAATTTTTGGGCTTATGTTTTTAGGTGTAAGCCCAGAGATTTCAAATTTAAGTGGGTATTTGGTTGGTATAGTTTTTTTCTTATGTGATGAATAA
- a CDS encoding GtrA family protein: MNKVFTFKSKSKSKVEFIKFIVSMLMACTLNFITLKICLNIGINPYISQIISGGI, translated from the coding sequence ATGAATAAAGTTTTTACTTTTAAGAGCAAATCTAAAAGCAAAGTAGAGTTTATAAAATTTATAGTCTCTATGCTTATGGCTTGCACTCTAAATTTTATAACTTTAAAAATATGCTTAAATATAGGTATAAATCCATATATTTCACAGATAATTTCAGGAGGAATTTAA
- a CDS encoding glycosyltransferase family 2 protein produces MNDLVSVIMPSYGSEKFIEEAIKSVLFQTYDNYELIIIDDCSPDNSNKIIEEYIKKYNKIKFIKLEKNSGSAIARNKGIKAAKGRYIAFLDADDLWLSNKLEAQVKFMQDNNLVFTYSSYNLIDEKGEYLGKFTIKPKISYNSILKTCDIGCSTAIYDTKKLSKIYMPLDAHKREDYATWLKILKLVNNTNGLLDITASYRLYNKSLSSNKFHMAICQWKIYRKFEKLNLLTSTYYFLNYALNGFLKYKKTNK; encoded by the coding sequence GTGAATGATTTGGTTTCAGTAATTATGCCATCTTATGGTTCGGAAAAATTCATAGAAGAGGCTATAAAATCAGTTTTGTTTCAGACTTATGATAATTACGAACTTATCATAATAGACGATTGTTCGCCAGATAATTCGAATAAGATTATAGAAGAATATATAAAAAAATATAATAAAATAAAATTTATAAAATTAGAAAAGAATTCTGGTTCGGCTATTGCTAGAAATAAAGGGATAAAAGCCGCAAAAGGTAGATACATAGCTTTTTTAGATGCCGATGATTTATGGTTATCAAATAAATTAGAAGCTCAAGTAAAATTTATGCAAGATAATAATTTGGTTTTTACCTACTCATCTTATAACCTTATAGATGAAAAAGGTGAGTATTTGGGTAAGTTTACAATAAAGCCTAAAATTTCTTACAATTCTATACTTAAAACTTGCGATATAGGCTGCTCAACAGCTATATATGATACTAAAAAACTTAGTAAAATTTATATGCCATTAGATGCTCATAAAAGAGAAGATTATGCTACTTGGTTAAAGATATTAAAATTAGTAAATAATACTAATGGTTTGTTAGATATAACAGCATCTTATAGATTATATAATAAATCACTTTCTTCTAATAAGTTTCATATGGCTATTTGTCAATGGAAAATTTATAGGAAATTTGAAAAATTAAATTTATTAACAAGCACATATTATTTTTTAAATTATGCTTTAAATGGCTTTTTAAAGTATAAAAAAACAAATAAATAG